The sequence AAATCTATCGCGGTAGCGCGTGTGCAGAACTGCTGCCATGTAGGAGCCATTTCCTGATATACTCCCTGCAAACGTCGTGCAATCGTATTGCCGAGTATGAGCGGCAGGTCGCCGGAGCTCATAAGGCCGCCAAGCGCAGTGCGGCCGCAGAGGGCAAGCTCTGCTATTTCGCGCCTGCTTGCGCCTTCGACATTTACGCCGTTTTCTGCGAGATATTGACGCGACATTTCAATAAGAGACAGCCCGCGGTAGTGATTACTTTCGCACCTTACTGTGCCCGGAGCTGCTCGGTCGAGCAGGGCAAGTTCTACTTCCTTGCGTTGCTTTTCGCAGGCCTCTGCGCCGATAGATATACTCTGTACTGTAGGCGCAGTCTTGGCAAGCTCTTCAAGAATTGCGTCACGCACACTTTCAAGGCTTGCTCCGCTTTCCACATACTGAGCGGCAAAGCCTTCCTTCATGCCGTGCTTTGAGCAAAGTCCCTGAATTTTTGTGATTCGGCTACGTTCCTCAAGTGCAAGCGCCTCCTTCTGCTCCGCGCTAAGCTCCGCCTTTGTATTTGGCGTTGTTTCAATTACAGGTATTGTCTTATCTTTCTCCATCTTCACGTCTCCTTTTATAAGATTCAGGACAGGGTCATCTTTGTCCTGCAGATAACCAAGTGTCTGAGCATTAGGATCTGCGCCCACTGGTACAAGCGACAGCTCCTGTACGCTCCACTTCGTCGCGCGGTAGAGCTTAGGCTTGCCTTCGACGCTCTCAACCAGCTCTATAGCATCAATATTTGCGCCCATAGACAGGTTACAGATAATGCCGTCCTTCACATCCTGAAAGATTGGCTCCACCTCGGGGCGCTGCGAGAAGCGAACTGTCGCATACCCGACCCCGTTCTCAATTCTTGCGTTTTCCACAACCCCTATAATGTCCTCAATTCTGTAGGTACTGTGGGCATTAAGCAGCGGCGCTGTTCCGCATTTAAGCCTCTTCAGGTCTACGGCGGACGGCTCCATTGAGAGTTCAAGCATATAACGCCCCTCGCTCCAGCTGTACCGTTCGACCGTTGCCCCCGTATACCATGCCACTTCAACAGTCCGGTTCTCGGTGTTGATGCTGCTGGGCGCGAAAGCCCCCTGAAAGCTGCACATTGACAGAGGAACTGGTATCTTTTTATCTGGCATCATTCATCCTCCTTGTTATTATTTTCTTCGGCGCCGCCTCCGGTCATATCTGCCTGAGCCTGTCCGCCGTTATTTACCCTGCGCGGGTCGGAGTCGAGAATCAGCCCCTTTGCGTCGGCGTTGGCATTATCCTCTTCAAGCTCGCCTTCAACCACGCGCGGGTCAAAGCCAAGCTCACGTATCTGCTGCTGGCGGCTGGAGAATCCAGCTCGCACCGATTTCACCATCGCTGGTATCTCCCTTGTTGGGTCAACTAACTGTCGTTTTGGAGGCACCCACTCAATGCGCACCCCGCTTATGTCACAGCCTTTCAGTTCCGCGGCCTCAAGAAACCATCGTCCTAGAACCGAAAGAGCCTGTGGAATAAAAATATGCCATTGCCAGCAGTCGAGCTGAGTCCAAAAATCACCGCGCCCCATGCGGCCGCTTGTAAAATTTACCTGCGAGTAATCGCCCGTAAGCATCTCGTACGTTAGACCAACGCCTGCGGCTATACCGTGAAGCACCTGCCTCATATATGCGTCATAATTTTCCGGCCCGGGGGGACTGCCAAAGACAATATCTTTTCCCGGAGGCAGCGTCTCTATGCGCCCTGGCTCAATGCGTTCAAGCAGTTCATCGTCATCGCCGGAAATAGAGCCTCCGCCTTCTGTGTCGCGGATGAAGGCAGCGAAGCAGGCGGCTATTTTTTGCCTAAGCAGCTGCGCATCCTCGTAATCATCCAAGTCCTTCATCCGCAGAATGCAAGGCGTAAGCCATGGGATACCGCGTATCTGCTCCGGCCTGTCGCGCCTGAAAAGATGAATCACCTCATCGGCTGAATGCAGGCGGGAGGCATTCATCGCAACGCCTTCACCTGGGTGATTGTCAAAGAGCCAGTAGCCTGTCCTTTTTCCAAGAGCGTTAAATTGAATACCAAGGCAGGTAAAGGGTTCTCCCACAAGCCTATGATAAGAATCCCGCGTGCTGTCGATATGGTCCGGCTCTAATACCTGAATTTCAAACGGGAGCACCCTGCTGCTGTCATTCACGAAACGCCGCAGCACAACGCACTCGCCGCTTTCTGCCAACGTCTTCGCCATCATGCCCTGCAGCGCGTAGATATTGCCAACCTCGTCAAAATCACAATAAACACTGTCCTCGCCCCACGCTGTCCAAAGCTCGTTCAGCCTGTCAGCCTTAGCCTTGGACTTCGCCTTGAAGACCGGAATGATGCCTGCGCCGACCATATTGTTTGCAATCTGGTCAATAGCCCTGACCCC is a genomic window of Cloacibacillus sp. containing:
- a CDS encoding phage portal protein, whose translation is MEIGILDRALACISPRAALNRVRARMALDVTLGYDGASRTRRLSGWRKVTAASANSEARPVIRALRERTRDLARNNYYGVRAIDQIANNMVGAGIIPVFKAKSKAKADRLNELWTAWGEDSVYCDFDEVGNIYALQGMMAKTLAESGECVVLRRFVNDSSRVLPFEIQVLEPDHIDSTRDSYHRLVGEPFTCLGIQFNALGKRTGYWLFDNHPGEGVAMNASRLHSADEVIHLFRRDRPEQIRGIPWLTPCILRMKDLDDYEDAQLLRQKIAACFAAFIRDTEGGGSISGDDDELLERIEPGRIETLPPGKDIVFGSPPGPENYDAYMRQVLHGIAAGVGLTYEMLTGDYSQVNFTSGRMGRGDFWTQLDCWQWHIFIPQALSVLGRWFLEAAELKGCDISGVRIEWVPPKRQLVDPTREIPAMVKSVRAGFSSRQQQIRELGFDPRVVEGELEEDNANADAKGLILDSDPRRVNNGGQAQADMTGGGAEENNNKEDE